One part of the Anopheles coustani chromosome 2, idAnoCousDA_361_x.2, whole genome shotgun sequence genome encodes these proteins:
- the LOC131262013 gene encoding lysosome-associated membrane glycoprotein 1-like, translated as MHAFRVPLAVLIVAVGLTVCNGQAETITPIPTDSTTTLPTTSTTVTPPTTKPTTSTPSPTTTTTTTSPTTTTTTTTTTTPSPTTTTTVAPSTTTVAPSPPKPVPEPEMGTWSFTDSSNNQTCIIAQMAMQFNLSYFDATGKAVQTLYNLPKKVDRVSGQCANSSDYIELQWDMGNTTNTSSLRLNFTLNATEHEFVLSGVQLKLSVVGEAFPNARPSQQITLTNNQTLFKTPQEMSYHCNKAQRLNLTSDATGLGLPTVTVSKLQLEAFHAKHNSNFSIAKDCEAIDTPDIVPIAVGCALVTLIIIMLIAYLVGRNSAQTQGYLSM; from the exons GCCGTCGGATTGACTGTGTGCAATG GGCAAGCAGAAACGATAACTCCAATCCCGACCGATTCAACTACAACCCTACCAACGACTTCGACCACCGTGACTCCTCCAACGACAAAACCAACTACTTCTACCCCAagcccaaccaccaccactactaccaccagtcccacgaccaccaccaccaccaccactacgaCTACCCCCAGCCCTACAACCACAACCACCGTGGCACCGTCGACGACTACGGTGGCACCGAGCCCTCCGAAACCCGTCCCGGAGCCCGAGATGGGAACCTGGAGTTTCACAGATTCCTCGAATAACCAGACTTGCATCATTGCGCAGATGGCCATGCAGTTCAACCTCAGCTACTTCGATGCCA CCGGCAAAGCGGTACAAACTCTATACAATTTGCCGAAGAAAGTCGACCGAGTGTCGGGCCAGTGTGCTAACAGTTCGGACTACATTGAGCTGCAGTGGGACATGGGCAACACgaccaacaccagcagctTGAGATTGAACTTCACGCTCAACGCCACTGAGCACGAGTTTGTCCTTTCCGGTGTGCAGCTCAAGCTCTCTGTTGTTGGCGAGGCATTCCCGAATGCTCGGC CGAGCCAACAGATCACACTGACTAACAATCAGACGCTGTTCAAGACACCGCAGGAAATGTCATACCACTGCAACAAGGCTCAGCGCCTGAATCTGACGTCGGACGCGACCGGACTCGGTTTGCCCACCGTAACCGTGAGCAAGCTCCAACTGGAGGCGTTCCATGCTAAACACAACAGCAACTTCTCGATCGCCAAGGACTGCGAAGCCATTGATACGCCCGACATTGTCCCGATCGCGGTCGGATGTGCCCtggttacattgattatcATCATGCTGATTGCCTACCTGGTCGGACGCAACAGTGCCCAGACCCAAGGATACCTGAGCATGTAA
- the LOC131263512 gene encoding alpha-taxilin isoform X1: MADITDSSPTGMEVSNASNGEPRNSAEAKKLLREEKQREAKIVEQLTKALTGMSLEEKYASVYKRLMESEKENRRLVALHKQYERTMEATKREKENLILEHDKMAMTKTKLEALCRELQRQNKTIKDESLAQIQEEEDKRKQTQEKFQQSLNEIQLVMNENNEKNLKLKEDNMEMAQKFKHILEQYELRDQQMDKMNKQMELVTQLTDAKLAKMKMEANSEKELILSEKLLLATELQKVKKQLADVQMDESHLRGQVNMYTNKYSEFQDSLKKSRSIYEGYQEDMKKMSKKMKTLDKETMAWKSRWETSNATVQKLLDEQIEREKLLTKTSRQLSQLQKLCRTLQAERATYLAALKDANLPVPAEDPTAVDEQPLKDDNPQVPAKELNNKAAAGKDVTKQQDTTSTDNHVNGHTTTGTSPTVPVVVEQPVVQTSVPEVAS, translated from the exons ATGGCAG ACATCACAGACAGTAGCCCCACCGGAATGGAAGTGTCCAATGCCAGCAATGGCGAACCGCGGAACAGTGCCGAAGCGAAGAAGCTGTTGCGCGAGGAAAAACAGCGTGAGGCAAAGATTGTCGAGCAGCTCACGAAGGCGCTGACGGGGATGTCGCTGGAGGAGAAGTACGCGTCCGTCTACAAGCGGCTGATGGAGTCGGAGAAGGAAAACCGTCGGCTGGTGGCGCTGCACAAGCAGTACGAGCGCACGATGGAGGCGACCAAGCGCGAGAAGGAAAATCTCATTCTCGAGCACGACAAGATGGCCATGACCAAGACGAAACTGGAGGCGCTGTGCCGCGAACTGCAGCGGCAGAACAAGACGATCAAGGATGAAAGTTTGGCCCAGAttcaggaggaggaggacaaGCGTAAACAGACGCAGGAGAAGTTTCAGCAGTCACTGAACGAAATTCAGTTGGTTATGAATGAGAATAACGAGAAGAATTTGAAGCTGAAGGAAGACAACATGGAAATGGCTCAAAA GTTCAAGCATATCCTCGAACAGTACGAACTGCGGGACCAACAGATGGACAAGATGAACAAACAGATGGAACTGGTCACGCAACTGACCGATGCCAAACTAGCCAAAATGAAGATGGAAGCCAATTCCGAGAAAGAGCTGATTTTAAG TGAGAAGCTTCTGCTGGCCACGGAATTGCAAAAGGTTAAAAAGCAGCTAGCCGATGTGCAGATGGACGAATCACATTTACGGGGCCAAGTCAACATGTACACGAACAAGTACAGCGAGTTTCAAGATTCGCTGAAGAAAAGCAGAAGCATTTACGAAGGCTATCAGGAGGACATGAAGAAG atgtcgaaaaaaatgaaaaccctCGACAAAGAGACCATGGCCTGGAAGTCGCGCTGGGAAACGAGCAATGCGACCGTACAGAAGCTGCTGGACGAACAGATCGAGCGGGAAAAGCTGCTCACCAAAACCTCCCGCCAGTTGTCGCAGCTGCAAAAGCTCTGCCGTACGCTGCAGGCGGAACGGGCCACCTATCTGGCGGCACTGAAAGACGCCAACCTGCCGGTTCCTGCCGAAGACCCTACGGCGGTGGACGAGCAGCCGCTCAAAGATGACAACCCCCAAGTGCCTGCCAAGGAGCTGAACAACAAGGCTGCTGCTGGGAAGGATGTCACCAAACAGCAGGACACAACAAGCACCGATAATCACGTGAACGGCCATACGACGACTGGAACAAGTCCCACGgttccggtggtggtggaacaaCCTGTGGTCCAGACCAGTGTGCCCGAGGTGGCATCGTAG
- the LOC131263512 gene encoding alpha-taxilin isoform X2: protein MEVSNASNGEPRNSAEAKKLLREEKQREAKIVEQLTKALTGMSLEEKYASVYKRLMESEKENRRLVALHKQYERTMEATKREKENLILEHDKMAMTKTKLEALCRELQRQNKTIKDESLAQIQEEEDKRKQTQEKFQQSLNEIQLVMNENNEKNLKLKEDNMEMAQKFKHILEQYELRDQQMDKMNKQMELVTQLTDAKLAKMKMEANSEKELILSEKLLLATELQKVKKQLADVQMDESHLRGQVNMYTNKYSEFQDSLKKSRSIYEGYQEDMKKMSKKMKTLDKETMAWKSRWETSNATVQKLLDEQIEREKLLTKTSRQLSQLQKLCRTLQAERATYLAALKDANLPVPAEDPTAVDEQPLKDDNPQVPAKELNNKAAAGKDVTKQQDTTSTDNHVNGHTTTGTSPTVPVVVEQPVVQTSVPEVAS, encoded by the exons ATGGAAGTGTCCAATGCCAGCAATGGCGAACCGCGGAACAGTGCCGAAGCGAAGAAGCTGTTGCGCGAGGAAAAACAGCGTGAGGCAAAGATTGTCGAGCAGCTCACGAAGGCGCTGACGGGGATGTCGCTGGAGGAGAAGTACGCGTCCGTCTACAAGCGGCTGATGGAGTCGGAGAAGGAAAACCGTCGGCTGGTGGCGCTGCACAAGCAGTACGAGCGCACGATGGAGGCGACCAAGCGCGAGAAGGAAAATCTCATTCTCGAGCACGACAAGATGGCCATGACCAAGACGAAACTGGAGGCGCTGTGCCGCGAACTGCAGCGGCAGAACAAGACGATCAAGGATGAAAGTTTGGCCCAGAttcaggaggaggaggacaaGCGTAAACAGACGCAGGAGAAGTTTCAGCAGTCACTGAACGAAATTCAGTTGGTTATGAATGAGAATAACGAGAAGAATTTGAAGCTGAAGGAAGACAACATGGAAATGGCTCAAAA GTTCAAGCATATCCTCGAACAGTACGAACTGCGGGACCAACAGATGGACAAGATGAACAAACAGATGGAACTGGTCACGCAACTGACCGATGCCAAACTAGCCAAAATGAAGATGGAAGCCAATTCCGAGAAAGAGCTGATTTTAAG TGAGAAGCTTCTGCTGGCCACGGAATTGCAAAAGGTTAAAAAGCAGCTAGCCGATGTGCAGATGGACGAATCACATTTACGGGGCCAAGTCAACATGTACACGAACAAGTACAGCGAGTTTCAAGATTCGCTGAAGAAAAGCAGAAGCATTTACGAAGGCTATCAGGAGGACATGAAGAAG atgtcgaaaaaaatgaaaaccctCGACAAAGAGACCATGGCCTGGAAGTCGCGCTGGGAAACGAGCAATGCGACCGTACAGAAGCTGCTGGACGAACAGATCGAGCGGGAAAAGCTGCTCACCAAAACCTCCCGCCAGTTGTCGCAGCTGCAAAAGCTCTGCCGTACGCTGCAGGCGGAACGGGCCACCTATCTGGCGGCACTGAAAGACGCCAACCTGCCGGTTCCTGCCGAAGACCCTACGGCGGTGGACGAGCAGCCGCTCAAAGATGACAACCCCCAAGTGCCTGCCAAGGAGCTGAACAACAAGGCTGCTGCTGGGAAGGATGTCACCAAACAGCAGGACACAACAAGCACCGATAATCACGTGAACGGCCATACGACGACTGGAACAAGTCCCACGgttccggtggtggtggaacaaCCTGTGGTCCAGACCAGTGTGCCCGAGGTGGCATCGTAG